The Theileria annulata chromosome 3, complete sequence, *** SEQUENCING IN PROGRESS *** genome has a segment encoding these proteins:
- a CDS encoding Tpr-related protein family member, putative (5 probable transmembrane helices predicted for TA04785 by TMHMM2.0 at aa 4-21, 28-50, 89-111, 118-137 and 160-182;~Signal peptide predicted for TA04785 by SignalP 2.0 HMM (Signal peptide probability 0.906, signal anchor probability 0.094) with cleavage site probability 0.190 between residues 49 and 50;~GPI-Anchor Signal predicted for TA04785 by DGPI v2.04 with cleavage site probability 0.59159994 near 156) — translation MVTVLMMLLRILLVLPLLLLMRMVLRVLNLLLLVLLMLLILRILMVILSVMLRWILRRKLLLLNILLLRVVRRSVLKLLLLVPILKKLLLVILKLLLMVIYLLKVLIPFYLIDKIEMVLLIATFFPPVIVAALRRSFDFGDPKSPMCKWDAEGFYGAGSGLHWHAFDLLMIIKITLAYLCIYSSS, via the coding sequence ATGGTAACTGTACTGATGATGCTACTCAGGATATTACTGGTACTGCCACTATTACTGCTAATGAGGATGGTACTAAGGGTCCTAAACTTACTATTACTGGTATTACTGATGCTACTGATCTTAAGGATACTGATGGTGATCTTGAGTGTAATGTTAAGGTGGATACTGAGAAGAAAACTcttactattaaatatactcCTACTCAGGGTGGTGAGGAGAAGTGTATTGAAATTACTATTACTGGTACCAATACTAAAAAAGCTGCTACTGGTGATACTCAAACTGTTGCTTATGGTAATATACTTACTGAAGGTTTTGATACCATTCTATCTCattgataagattgaaATGGTACTCCTGATCGCCACATTCTTTCCACCAGTAATTGTAGCTGCACTAAGAAGATCATTTGATTTTGGTGATCCTAAGTCACCAATGTGTAAATGGGATGCTGAAGGATTCTATGGTGCTGGTTCTGGTTTACATTGGCATGCTTTTGATCTCCTGATGATCATAAAGATAACTCTAGCATATCTTTGTATTTACTCTTCATCATAG
- a CDS encoding uncharacterized protein (note;~Tap-24g11.q1c.cand.199 - score = 20.18;~Signal peptide predicted for TA04795 by SignalP 2.0 HMM (Signal peptide probability 0.912, signal anchor probability 0.003) with cleavage site probability 0.360 between residues 16 and 17), with amino-acid sequence MLVVLIATIFSPVIVAILRKTAPQSGIWSHYQSPMCLWGPDEPNFETPKKWTNSGQPASNPADSQDASFWHAFDLLIVIKVTLDVIFVYSRQFFTDLYDTKGNPANDPNAVTLSGGASFNAKAAITIKGTNFSALSGEVIITMSSGNINKLYGGDLQIETPLNQDTVLKLNANGTLSGGTVRDNPNVTLKGTIVVTSNDQALGQSLNFGGGGGVTGTLNLDDGTGEGSTKHVKITTGSNTITIPEGAYTKTATTLKIGNPDALSTPRNPDNATGDAKEAKLANETSFTKYWQLLPPNNI; translated from the exons ATGTTGGTAGTCTTGATAGCCACAATATTTTCACCGGTCATTGTTGCCATCCTAAGGAAGACTGCACCCCAAAGTGGTATTTGGAGTCATTATCAGTCACCAATGTGCCTTTGGGGACCTGATGAACCAAACTTTGAAACTCCTAAGAAGTGGACAAACTCTGGTCAACCTGCTAGTAATCCTGCTGATAGTCAGGATGCTTCCTTCTGGCACGCATTTGATCTTCTTATCGTTATTAAAGTCACTCTAGATGTCATTTTTGTATACTCAC GTCAATTTTTCACTGATCTCTACGACACCAAAGGTAATCCCGCCAATGACCCTAATGCTGTCACTCTCAGTGGCGGTGCTAGTTTTAATGCTAAGGCTGCCATCACAATCAAAGGTACTAATTTTTCAGCGCTCAGTGGTGAAGTTATCATCACGATGTCCAGTGGAAACATCAACAAGTTATATGGTGGTGATCTCCAAATCGAAACTCCTCTCAATCAGGATACTGTTCTAAAACTTAATGCCAACGGCACTCTAAGTGGTGGTACTGTTAGAGATAATCCTAATGTTACTCTTAAAGGTACAATAGTGGTCACCTCAAATGATCAAGCTCTTGGCCAAAGTCTCAACTTCGGCGGCGGCGGTGGTGTAACTGGAACCCTAAATCTCGATGATGGCACTGGTGAAGGTAGCACTAAGCATGTCAAAATCACTACCGGTTCTAATACAATCACAATACCTGAAGGTGCCTATACTAAGACTGCTACTACTCTTAAGATTGGTAATCCCGATGCTCTGAGTACTCCTCGTAATCCTGATAATGCTACGGGAGATGCTAAAGAAGCTAAACTCGCTAATGAAACGAGTTTTACTAAGTACTGGCAATTACTTCCTCctaataacatttaa
- a CDS encoding Tpr-related protein family member, putative (note;~Tap-24g11.q1c.cand.198 - score = 98.17;~3 probable transmembrane helices predicted for TA04790 by TMHMM2.0 at aa 12-34, 220-242 and 357-379): protein MKVMIIRSNSKIVLLVILMILLINLLFNKVQEVINILLLNGTFRSTGIYFLLTGMILGNIIEQVYNHTQDTSIGIHGPKLKDAATGLSGLAGTLSSNASSLHSALGSSTDQATIAAKEKVNKLKDAASKADDPSNKGLEQLLNALSSANASQPADIVAKAKDVLAKYNDVVSKYNDVKNDAKANKKPEFNNVKNAFNALQTEFDKIKRIDKFYLIIVPSIVTQWLNFLTYVILLIVYVIGNIVDLFQKLYNGGPVIRAIIEKATDIQTQASSIQSATITTNNKLKNPAEQLKQEATTLNSKKTVENARAFKEKYDKFETAYEAAGSDDQSDVKSDWESLKKIIDGANLTEENKKIKFYSIIVPSIICQWLNFITYVVIFVEQHNNSEYFQATKLNEAAGVDKDKGLLELARELYTQANELHGAMGDDDAPGKQEAENLKTAVGEETENGLANALKALNDALPGDLNLTTLAKAVKDKYGKVKTAYDNLVEQNRLGKYTQSKGQEQYPGVVNEWNVFNNAKNYDVQNTNTVPQLLKDKATELQGKATALSTQAGSGVGTVTNVATNLRDAAATLNEKASTLKDAGLDALSVPATALKDAAKGSGASGDTSLYKTAEALVSGTDYDKAKEVIEAFSKVKDAHENLASHPTYKAKLQEAKGKPPGQPSPPESAEGKVKAVEDQYQLVKISFEALCKALIKHFAGEIATNARDLASGTDKSSEVINSFEVVDSSYNQLDDKSSLKSEFNTVKLIYDGMLNLSKLHKAAGELNTAASGGALTKLRNAANQLVSKITDLRDQGDDKAHTNAKTVVTNFNDVKDKFNKLTANKESVNSQFQALNSAYGHIIIHYPKILQNAAGEEKNQGLRQLAQDLHDKAEALHNAVIDPGGGDAAAKVLQAKAGEDDKTDGTLRKLAKDLYDAVSNLYNAAKATGGDDENTSATFAWVIGSGENKDGLRNALRQLAGNPTSNLQGVRENYYHVKNKFDLVQKQNKKGTYTGAAKAAYDKVVDAMTEFDNVYKPEELLKEAVGELQQALQQLADANILNLHTKAENVKKKFEGFGTGVKSKFELVEKQASAYEAALGNFKTDKYNPLVTDFDNFYKAYRNAVCSPKFYSIIVPSIFSILSDLSPRTKYVYHGKNRIGNGFHGWTTYTDHQGDPNDHTEAGETKPCTDPLGKGTHVPVHAWICHFFDLLIYCLHYRESHRH from the exons ATGAAAGTGATGATAATAAGATCAAATTCAAAGATAGTACTGCTCGTGATATTGATGATCCTACTCATAAACCTGCTATTCAACAAGGTACAGGAGGTTATAAACATCTTGCTACTGAACGGTACTTTCAGAAGTACTGGCATCTACTTCCTTCTGACAGGTATGATCCTAGGTAACATAATAGAACAAGTATATAATCATACTCAAGATACTTCGATAGGAATTCATGGACCCAAACTTAAAGATGCAGCCACCGGTCTATCCGGTCTGGCCGGTACACTATCTAGTAATGCCAGCTCACTACACAGTGCACTAGGTAGTAGTACTGATCAAGCTACTATTGCTGCTAAAGAAAAGGTCAACAAACTGAAAGATGCCGCTAGCAAAGCTGATGACCCTAGTAATAAGGGTCTTGAACAGTTACTCAACGCACTTAGTAGTGCTAATGCTAGTCAACCTGCAGATATAGTTGCTAAGGCCAAAGATGTTCTCGCAAAATACAATGATGTAGTTTCTAAATACAACGATGTGAAAAATGATGCAAAGGCTAATAAGAAACCTGAATTTAACAATGTTAAAAATGCATTCAATGCACTTCAGACTGAGTTTGATAAGATTAAACGTATTGACAAGTTCTACCTAATTATAGTTCCTTCCATAGTCACTCAGTGGTTAAACTTCCTCACATATGTAATATTGTTGATAGTTTATGTCATTGGTAACATTGTGGACCTATTTCAAAAACTTTATAATGGTGGACCAGTAATAAGAGCTATCATTGAGAAGGCCACTGATATACAGACTCAAGCCTCATCAATACAATCTGctactattactactaataataaacttaaaaatCCAGCCGAACAACTAAAACAAGAAGCAACTACACTTAATAGTAAAAAGACTGTTGAAAATGCCCGAGCCTTCAAAGAAAAATATGACAAATTTGAAACAGCCTACGAAGCTGCTGGTTCAGATGATCAATCTGATGTCAAATCTGACTGGGAGTCTCTCAAAAAAATTATCGATGGTGCCAATCTTACTGAAGAAAACAAGAAGATCAAGTTCTATTCCATCATTGTTCCTTCCATAATCTGTCAGTGGTTAAACTTTATTACATATGTGGTAATATTTGTT GAACAGCATAATAATAGTGAATATTTTCAAGCCACAAAACTTAACGAAGCAGCTGGTGTAGATAAAGACAAAGGACTCCTAGAACTGGCCAGGGAACTGTATACTCAAGCCAATGAACTACACGGTGCAATGGGTGATGATGATGCTCCTGGTAAACAGGAAGCCGAAAATCTTAAGACTGCTGTCGGTGAAGAAACTGAAAATGGTCTAGCAAATGCCCTCAAAGCACTTAATGATGCTCTACCTGGTGATCTTAATCTAACTACTCTGGCCAAAGCTGTTAAGGATAAATACGGAAAAGTCAAAACTGCATATGATAATCTTGTGGAACAAAATAGACTGGGTAAATATACTCAAAGCAAGGGCCAGGAACAATATCCTGGAGTTGTGAATGAATGGAATGTTTTTAATA ATGCCAAGAATTATGATGTCCAAAACACTAATACTGTTCCACAACTACTCAAGGATAAAGCCACAGAGCTACAGGGTAAGGCCACAGCACTTAGTACACAGGCTGGTAGTGGTGTCGGTACTGTCACTAATGTAGCCACAAACCTACGTGATGCGGCCGCAACACTTAACGAAAAAGCCAGTACACTAAAGGATGCTGGACTTGATGCACTTAGTGTTCCAGCCACAGCCCTTAAGGATGCAGCCAAAGGCTCTGGTGCTAGTGGTGATACTAGCCTCTATAAGACGGCAGAGGCACTAGTCAGTGGCACTGATTATGACAAGGCCAAAGAAGTCATAGAAGCATTCAGCAAGGTCAAGGACGCACACGAAAATCTGGCAAGTCACCCTACATACAAAGCTAAACTTCAAGAAGCCAAAGGTAAACCACCAGGACAACCATCACCACCAGAATCTGCTGAAGGAAAGGTCAAGGCCGTTGAAGACCAATACCAACTGGTCAAAATCAGCTTCGAAGCACTTTGTAAAGCACTCATCAAACACTTTGCAGGTGAGATAGCCACAAACGCCAGAGATCTAGCCAGTGGCACAGATAAATCTTCCGAAGTGATAAATAGTTTTGAGGTAGTTGACAGCTCATACAACCAACTAGATGATAAGTCGAGTTTAAAGTCCGAATTTAATACTGTCAAACTAATCTATGATGGGATGCTAAACCTTAGCAAACTACATAAAGCGGCCGGTGAACTTAATACCGCTGCTAGTGGTGGTGCACTTACTAAACTTCGAAATGCAGCCAATCAACTAGTCTCTAAGATCACAGATCTACGTGATCAAGGTGATGATAAGGCCCATACTAATGCCAAAACCGTCGTAACCAACTTCAATGATGTCAAAGACAAATTCAACAAACTAACTGCTAATAAGGAAAGTGTTAATTCTCAGTTCCAGGCTCTCAATTCTGCCTATGGCCATATCATAATTCATTATCCTAAAATACTCCAAAATGCAGCTGGTGAAGAAAAGAACCAAGGACTCCGACAACTGGCCCAGGATCTACATGATAAAGCCGAAGCACTTCACAATGCAGTTATTGATCCTGGTGGTGGTGACGCTGCTGCCAAAGTACTCCAGGCTAAGGCTGGTGAAGATGATAAAACTGATGGTACACTTAGGAAACTCGCCAAAGATCTATATGATGCAGTCAGCAACCTATACAATGCAGCTAAAGCTACTGGTGgtgatgatgaaaatacTTCAGCTACATTTGCCTGGGTTATCGGTAGTGGTGAAAACAAAGATGGACTTCGAAACGCCCTCAGACAACTTGCTGGTAATCCAACTTCTAATCTCCAAGGTGTCAGAGAGAATTACTACCACgtaaaaaacaaattcgATTTAGTTCagaaacaaaataaaaaaggTACATATACTGGAGCTGCAAAGGCTGCATACGACAAAGTTGTAGATGCAATGACCGAATTTGACAATGTGTATAAGCCTGAAGAACTACTCAAGGAAGCTGTCGGTGAACTTCAACAGGCCCTCCAACAACTTGCTGATGCTAATATTCTTAATCTACATACTAAGGCAGAGAATGTAAAAAAGAAGTTCGAAGGTTTTGGTACAGGTGTAAAATCTAAATTCGAGTTGGTCGAGAAACAAGCATCAGCATACGAAGCTGCCCTgggtaattttaaaactgaCAAATACAACCCACTTGTCACTGACTTCGACAATTTCTATAAAGCCTATAGAAATGCCGTATGTTCTCCCAAGTTCTATTCCATAATAGTTCCTTCTATCTTTAGTATCCTGTCAGACTTGTCACCTCGAACCAAATACGTATACCATGGAAAAAACAGAATTGGAAATGGTTTCCATGGCTGGACCACGTACACTGACCACCAAGGAGACCCGAACGACCACACAGAAGCAGGAGAAACAAAACCATGCACAGACCCACTAGGCAAAGGTACTCACGTTCCTGTTCATGCTTGGATATGTCACTTTTTTGATCTCCTTATTTATTGTCTGCATTACCGAGAATCACATAGACACTGA